A stretch of DNA from Halobacteriovorax vibrionivorans:
TCTTGCTCAACTCTTTGAGAAGGTATCTGGAAACTGGGTCCTACAAAATAATATTGTTCTTCTGGATGAATTATTTGAAGTCGTTGATCATCTAAAAGCTCTTTGGCCAAATGATCGAACTGCATTCTTTGAAGAACTATGGCATATTTTCAAAGTGAATCTTGGAGCAAGTAAGCTTAAATTTATTTATAATGATATTGAAAACGCATCAAAGAATAATGACAAAAAAGTCCTGGTTCATATAACAATTGATGGAGAGCGAGTACCAAATCCAACAAAGGGAAAAGAATTCGAAGAGAAGCTTATGAAGCACTTTGAATCAGAATTCGTTAATCCTTTTCAAATTGTTGAATACGATGAGAATAAAGGTCAGCTAACTATTTGTGGGAATATCTACAAAAGCCCATTCTTGGTTATGGCAAATATCTCTTCTATTTCGAAGTTACAAGAATCAATTCTAGCCACATTAATTAAAGCAATTTCAAGATAATAAAAATGGCCCGATAACGGGCCATCTTCTATTTAATAATCTCACGTATAGGTCACTCCCAATTTCTTGGGTAGCACAGCAGAAAACTATTATAGTAATTTACATAGATCAACAACTTTTGAGTTAGAGATCTCAAACTTCACACGATAAGGAACAGAGCTTTTAGCACTTTCAACTGTAACTTCATATTCCTTAGGGACACTATCCCCTTGTGCATTTATCCCAGTAGCAAGTGGAATTCCTGGAACAAAGCGAATTGGAAGCTTCTCTTCTCGTTGTTCACCGAATAATTCAAAGCTAACTTTTCCTACTAAACAAGCTGAACTCGTTTGTAGATATCCATAGTATGCAATCGGCATAGACTCGACCTTTATACTTCGAGACTCACCTTCTTGAAGACTAATATCGTGGATAATGAAGTGCTCTCTTCCACTCTTTTCTACTCTAATCGTCATCAATTCGTTAGTTGATAACTTAATGCGATTAAGAACATCAACTTCTTTTTGTTCACCATTAATATAGAGCTTATCTTTATTTCTATTAAAGTTCTTTAAAGTTAACGTAGATTTCACACTACTTGTTGGCTCTCTCTTTGAGCCTTCTTTTGCGACCTCGGCCTGCTTAGTATTCTCAACTGGCTTATCACCTAAGAAAGGAATCTGGTCTTTAGCAAAATAAACACCAACAGCAAGAGCAGCGATCGAAGCAACGTGAATTAAATAAGACTTTTTCTTCTTAACTGGTTTTTTCTTCTTTTTGATACGTTTAATTTTCGTACCAGCGCTGGTTTTATTGGATTTAATATCAATTGTATTAATTTTTGTTTTAGACGTTTTAGAGGCTAAATCAAGCTTAGGCATTGAACCTTCAACTTGAATATCTGTCTGCTCATCAATATCTAACTCAAAGAGAGCTTCTTTTTGCTTTCTCTTTTTAGCAGAATTATTCTGAGGGCCACTCGATTGAGAAGGTGCTCCACCTTCACTCTCTGCCTTATAATCTTTGATATATGGACCTAAATCGATCTGTCCAAATTCAAACATTCTTTCACGATCTGTCTTAATCTCATCCTTAAATAACTCTTTTGCAAAATATGATAAATCTGAAGAGTTGAAATCAGGATATGTTGAGTATAGAAATTTATTTAATGCCCTAGCAAACTCCTCTAGAGATTGATAACGCTTGCTACGATCTTTATGTAGGGCCTTAAGAATGATTTTATCAAGTTCTTTTGGAACCATCGGATTAATAGATGATGGAACTGGAATCTTACACTCTTGAATCTTTTTAAGTACTGCTAAGTCATTTGAAGCTTTGAAAAGCTTTCTAGAGCAAAGCATTTCCCAAAGTGTAATAGCAGTTGCAAATAAGTCATATCTTGGATCAAGATCTAATCCATCTAAATATTCTGGTGCTAAATATGAAAGCTTACCTTTAATAGTTCCGGCTTGAGTTGCTTCAGAGTTTGTTTCAGACTTTGCAATACCAAAGTCGATAACTTTAACAGAGCCATCAAAAGTTAGCATGATATTATGAGGAGAAATATCACGGTGGATAATATTAGCAGGCTTACCTGTTAGTTTATCTGTGAATGTATGAGCATAGTGGAGCCCTTGAGCAGCTTGAATTGTAATGAAAACTGAAATTTCAACAGGAAAGACGTAATTGTGTTCTTTAAGCTTATCAATATACTGCTTTAAGTTACGTCCATCACAATATTCCATTGCTACGAATAACTGATTATTATGAAAACCATAATCGTAAGTCTGTACAATATTAGGATGTAGAAGACCAAAGGTCGTCTTAATCTCATCCATAAACATTTGTTGAAATGCCTCATCAGAAGAGAATTGTGGTTGGACCATTTTAATCGCAACGATTTTATCGGCCTGTTCACCAAGGAATCTTGCACGACAAATTTTTGCCATTCCACCATCAACTAGATGATCTAGAATTAGGTAGCGGCCAAATCTTTCAAATTTCTTTTCTTCACTCATTACTAAAGCTCCTCAACAATTTATCGGAACTTTAATAGTTTAACTTTAGAGAAGAAATTAACTAAAAATGTAAAATTCTTGTTCTGTAATTAGGAAAACTAATCTCTAAGTCACCGATATCACGAGATGCACAAAGAGTTTTTGTTTTATAGAGGGCCAAGAAAAATTTATTGTAGTCAGGATGATTTGTCAGGGCCGAATCAAAGTCATTTGTTACGATGTCTGTTAAGTCATCTGAAAGGATTTGATTATAGAACATTGAATGTGAGATTCGATCTGAATCTAGGCTAAAGTCGATCATTATATAAACAGCATGACACTTCTTTAATCTTCTCGATTCACTTTCAGAAAACCACTTCCAAAACTTTGAATCTGGATCAATTTTGGCAAGGAAAACGTCATACATTAAATTTAAATCTGAATACCAAGAAATACGCTGAAACTTAAGAGAGTCTCTCCACGGCTCACCACCGGCAGTTCCACCCTTGATGTAGGCATCCCCTTTCTTAACGAAATTCTTTGTCATATTACCGCATGAGAAAAGCAGAGCAATTAATATCAGATTTAAAAATTTAATTTTCATATAACCAATTATAAGTTTCTTTAAAAATAATGTCTTGTTTTTTTATCATTTTAATTGAATTCATCTCTGGAACCTCCACTTCATCGTGGAATTCGCTCATTAATGTCTCAAATATAATACTATTTCGATCACTGCTAAATATAAGATTTCGACATTTCATAAAGTAAATGTCTAATTGTACTTTCTTTAATAGCTTATTTAACGTGATTAACGACTTTTTTGTAATAAATCCATTTGCTGTTAAGTCACTACTTTGTTTGCGTAAATTCAGCTGAAGTTTAGAAATTGGAAGCGGTATGCTCTTGAATAAATCAGTTGAAAACTTCTTATCTAACTCAACTCTTAAGCGTGGATTGATAAATATATTTCCTGCAACATTTTCAAATAAAGTTGCATAATACAAGGCCACTAATGCTCCCTGATTAATTGATAAAGTATAAACTTCTTCTGACTGAGCAATCTGACTAGATGTGTGTAATTCTGTTAAGAAGCCTTTAATTTGCTCGATACTTTCAAAATGTCCACGTGTACCAGAACTTAATCCATGCCCAAGGTAATCGAATGTAACGACATTAATTCCTTCATCATTCATTAATGGAATTAGATTTTCAAAAGTATAATGGCCACCACCAATATCGTGAAAGAGAATGATATTTTTTTTCGATTTATTATTACGAGGCTCTTTAGTCGCGTAATATTCTCGAATATAAATCGAACTCTTCATAAAGGATTAGCCTACATACTTTTGAATCGAATCTTCAGCTTCATCTGAAAGATTAACAAATCGTAAAGCAAAGCCTTGATTATCTCTTAAATGTCTTACAACTAGTCCTGAAGCAACAAAGTGGTAATTTGAATTTTCTGGATGCACATTTAAAGTAATTTCATCACCAACATTAAACGGAAAATTAGAGACAAGAACTTGCATTCCACCAACTGAAATATCGCGGCAAACACCTTCAAATACTTGTTGAGAATCATGAAAGAACATTCTTGCAACAAATGGTTTACGACGGCTTTCTCTTCTTTCATCATCACTTTCAG
This window harbors:
- a CDS encoding serine/threonine protein kinase; translation: MSEEKKFERFGRYLILDHLVDGGMAKICRARFLGEQADKIVAIKMVQPQFSSDEAFQQMFMDEIKTTFGLLHPNIVQTYDYGFHNNQLFVAMEYCDGRNLKQYIDKLKEHNYVFPVEISVFITIQAAQGLHYAHTFTDKLTGKPANIIHRDISPHNIMLTFDGSVKVIDFGIAKSETNSEATQAGTIKGKLSYLAPEYLDGLDLDPRYDLFATAITLWEMLCSRKLFKASNDLAVLKKIQECKIPVPSSINPMVPKELDKIILKALHKDRSKRYQSLEEFARALNKFLYSTYPDFNSSDLSYFAKELFKDEIKTDRERMFEFGQIDLGPYIKDYKAESEGGAPSQSSGPQNNSAKKRKQKEALFELDIDEQTDIQVEGSMPKLDLASKTSKTKINTIDIKSNKTSAGTKIKRIKKKKKPVKKKKSYLIHVASIAALAVGVYFAKDQIPFLGDKPVENTKQAEVAKEGSKREPTSSVKSTLTLKNFNRNKDKLYINGEQKEVDVLNRIKLSTNELMTIRVEKSGREHFIIHDISLQEGESRSIKVESMPIAYYGYLQTSSACLVGKVSFELFGEQREEKLPIRFVPGIPLATGINAQGDSVPKEYEVTVESAKSSVPYRVKFEISNSKVVDLCKLL
- a CDS encoding alpha/beta fold hydrolase; translated protein: MKSSIYIREYYATKEPRNNKSKKNIILFHDIGGGHYTFENLIPLMNDEGINVVTFDYLGHGLSSGTRGHFESIEQIKGFLTELHTSSQIAQSEEVYTLSINQGALVALYYATLFENVAGNIFINPRLRVELDKKFSTDLFKSIPLPISKLQLNLRKQSSDLTANGFITKKSLITLNKLLKKVQLDIYFMKCRNLIFSSDRNSIIFETLMSEFHDEVEVPEMNSIKMIKKQDIIFKETYNWLYEN